The Chanodichthys erythropterus isolate Z2021 chromosome 12, ASM2448905v1, whole genome shotgun sequence genome contains a region encoding:
- the cd247 gene encoding T-cell surface glycoprotein CD3 zeta chain, whose protein sequence is MNRWSSRSHFLSEKRSRASEKSVDTTASAASNRRPSHRSPEPVRPTPRGSAMASRAASATIVLLSMAPASVTASSAYDPQICYALDGLLLLYGVIITAFFIHERYIKKRTKADAESPYQAINTAGKEVYSAPNQRSGDEARGRRRGGDDTYTPLTKKTDETYREIEPKGDRRRDQVYQGLSSMTKDTYDSLHMQQIHPPPR, encoded by the exons ATGAACAGGTGGAGCTCGAGGAGCCACTTCCTGTCAGAGAAGAGATCTCGAGCTTCAGAGAAGTCAGTCGACACGACAGCGTCTGCAGCCTCAAACCGGCGGCCGTCACACAGATCCCCAGAGCCCGTCCGTCCCACACCGAGAGGGTCAGCGATGGCGTCGAGGGCAGCGTCCGCCACGATCGTCCTGCTCTCGATGGCACCTGCGTCAG TGACTGCATCATCAGCGTACGACCCTCAGATCTGTTACGCTCTGGACGGCCTTCTGCTGCTGTACGGAGTCATCATCACTGCGTTCTTCATCCACGAGcgg TACATCAAGAAGAGGACTAAAGCGGACGCAGAGTCTCCGTATCAG GCGATTAACACCGCGGGGAAGGAAGTGTACAGCGCTCCGAACCAGCGCAGCGGTGATGAAGCTCGG gGTCGCAGGAGAGGAGGAGACGACACGTACACG CCTCTGACTAAGAAGACGGATGAAACGTACCGTGAGATTGAGCCGAAGGGAGAC CGCCGGCGTGATCAGGTCTATCAG ggtcTGAGCTCCATGACCAAAGACACGTATGATTCTCTGCACATGCAGCAGATTCACCCGCCGCCCCGTTAG
- the creg1 gene encoding protein CREG1 produces MNHMCSQRSVMFLALLAVFLTLSVARGGAPSVPPHEEVARMARFVVHKCDWASMATISTHDPVKGQPFSNTFSISDGLAGNGTGTPYMYLTHMEISVQDLQVNPQASLSVSLAQTHYCKNHGFDPQSPLCAHIILSGSVLQVNDSEASVAKAALFGRHPEMIDWPTDHNWFFAKFNITQVWVLDYFGGVKTVTPEEYYSAAPQSVTTS; encoded by the exons ATGAATCATATGTGTTCGCAGCGGTCAGTCATGTTTCTCGCGCTGCTCGCGGTGTTTCTGACGCTCTCTGTCGCGCGTGGCGGCGCTCCGTCGGTTCCGCCGCACGAGGAGGTGGCTCGGATGGCTCGGTTCGTGGTCCATAAGTGTGACTGGGCTTCGATGGCGACGATCTCCACTCATGATCCGGTGAAAGGACAGCCGTTCTCCAACACCTTCTCCATCAGCGACGGGCTCGCGGGCAACGGAACCGGAACCCCGTACATGTACCTGACTCACATGGAGATCTCTGTGCAGGACCTGCAG gtCAATCCGCAGGCGTCTCTGTCCGTGTCTCTGGCTCAGACGCACTACTGTAAGAACCACGGCTTCGACCCTCAGAGCCCTCTGTGCGCTCACATCATCCTGTCCGGCTCCGTGcttcag gtgaACGACAGCGAGGCGTCCGTGGCGAAAGCCGCTCTGTTCGGCAGACACCCGGAGATGATCGACTGGCCCACGGACCACAACTGGTTCTTCGCCAAGTTCAACATCACTCAGGTGTGGGTGCTGGACTACTTCGGCGGAGTGAAGACCGTCACGCCCGAGGAGTACTACAGCGCCGCCCCGCAGTCTGTCACCACCTCATGA
- the LOC137033102 gene encoding histone H2A-like, which translates to MSGRGKKLAAAAKTKQSVSRSSRAGLQFPVGRIARLLRKGNYAARIGSGAAVYLTAVIEYLVAEVLELAGNASRDNKKLRIAPRHIQLAVRNDEELNTLLGGVTISEGGVLPNIQAQLLPKKTKAARDPNSSKEAQSQDF; encoded by the coding sequence ATGTCCGGTCGCGGTAAGAAGCTCGCAGCTGCAGCGAAGACCAAGCAGTCGGTGTCGCGCTCCTCCCGCGCGGGGCTTCAGTTCCCGGTGGGCCGCATCGCGCGCCTCCTGCGGAAGGGGAACTACGCGGCGCGCATCGGCTCGGGAGCGGCGGTGTACCTGACGGCGGTCATCGAGTACCTGGTCGCGGAGGTGCTGGAGCTGGCGGGCAACGCGAGCCGCGACAACAAGAAGCTCCGCATCGCGCCGCGCCACATCCAGCTGGCGGTGCGGAACGACGAGGAGCTGAACACGCTGCTGGGCGGCGTCACGATCTCGGAGGGCGGCGTGCTGCCCAACATCCAGGCGCAGCTGCTGCCGAAGAAGACCAAAGCGGCGCGAGACCCGAACTCCAGCAAAGAGGCGCAGTCTCAGGACTTCTGA
- the LOC137033103 gene encoding POU domain, class 2, transcription factor 1-like gives MNNNTLATIQAALASGGALPLTSIDGNTGLLFANTSAGNPASGLMTTPFFLNPSGFSLLPANLLSAGGAGGGALNLHVTSDVQQSPVATTTKNVALASKAQ, from the exons ATGAACAACAACACACTGGCCACCATCCAGG CAGCTCTCGCATCGGGCGGCGCTTTGCCTCTGACGTCCATCGACGGAAACACCGGCCTGCTGTTCGCCAACACCAGCGCAGGAAACCCCGCCTCCGGCCTGATGACCACGCCCTTCTTCCTCAATCCGTCCGGCTTCTCTCTGCTGCCCGCCAATCTCCTGTCAGCGGGCGGGGCTGGAGGCGGAGCTCTCAACCTGCATGTGACCAGCGACGTGCAGCAGAGTCCTGTTGCTACGACGACGAAGAACGTGGCCTTGGCCTCGAAGGCTCAGTGA